One genomic region from Bacillus sp. SLBN-46 encodes:
- a CDS encoding right-handed parallel beta-helix repeat-containing protein, with the protein MKTLTKVWSIFLSLALLLSTAPMLVSPANAAEETNASQLKWESITFGQSTDLSFAPNVLPEKVGTNYAHPENPGTIDGDIILESRGGKLAPGHDGLTFYNTKLDPKVHNFILEADITIDQFGPETGAGPNGQESAGIMVRDINGAARQDPMILGYEEVPAASNIFGVGMMRGGVSPIYRTGVKYPWGNLGSELKASPFTTDSTYKLPIGTPVRMKLERTDSEFIMSATFTHLSEQKTFEKRITGADMVQVIDPDHMYVGFYAARNAKMTVRNARLTLSEAHTIPTPPAPIVEPKAAMEIVSAPEIGSADYELKALANYDGTITVTRDGTEVVSSEALKKDEVYSFATNLENDTTDFSVTYSPTGAPDSTPITKTLKVTKKVYNSGAGLYVSPNGTSSARGTIDDPMDLETAIKYVLPSETIFMREGTYTPSAIIDIKKEYSGSKDKVKTLAAYNGEKVTIDGQNHLGNVLKLNADYWHLAGIQITGAVSSGMRVSGNHNVVEQMLFNFNGDTGLQISGSGSDPEKWPKYNLILNCESHDNRDLSDENADGFAAKLGVGVGNVFKGNIAHHNVDDGWDLYNRTNEGANMPITLDGNIAYSNGKLSNGYNEEGNQGNGFKLGGEGLPVAHIVRNNIAFDNNMDGFTDNFNPGKIVVENNTSFNNKRFNYVFRINPYFTAAEQGIFKNNLSFRTNGGTIRDSISGNVDETNFLFDGSKTVNSAGTVVSASDFVSLDVPEEFTRYQNGAINYGNFLRLAPESELSKAGAHVGALAANPVSIKVEGPESLREGEPASLVVKGTYYDGSVKTLTDDLEFTSADPTVAVVNQSGGVQAGKKGKTTISVSYHGVTTELNIHVKQMPPGQKKK; encoded by the coding sequence TTGAAAACGCTTACTAAAGTATGGAGTATCTTTCTTTCCTTGGCATTATTGCTAAGTACAGCACCTATGCTGGTCTCTCCTGCAAACGCTGCAGAGGAGACGAATGCCTCCCAATTAAAATGGGAAAGTATCACCTTTGGTCAGTCGACCGATTTAAGCTTCGCACCGAACGTCTTGCCGGAAAAGGTAGGGACAAACTATGCCCATCCTGAAAATCCTGGGACCATTGATGGTGATATCATCTTAGAGAGTAGAGGCGGGAAATTGGCACCGGGACATGACGGACTGACTTTTTACAACACAAAGCTGGATCCAAAGGTGCACAACTTCATTCTTGAAGCGGACATCACCATTGACCAGTTTGGACCGGAAACAGGTGCTGGACCAAACGGACAGGAAAGTGCCGGTATCATGGTAAGAGATATCAACGGTGCCGCACGTCAGGATCCAATGATTTTAGGGTATGAGGAAGTTCCTGCAGCATCCAACATTTTTGGCGTGGGTATGATGCGTGGCGGGGTCAGTCCCATCTATCGTACAGGGGTTAAATATCCATGGGGGAACTTAGGAAGTGAATTAAAGGCCTCACCTTTTACAACAGATTCGACATACAAACTTCCAATTGGAACTCCCGTACGAATGAAACTAGAGAGAACGGATAGCGAATTTATTATGTCTGCGACCTTTACCCATTTATCAGAGCAGAAGACTTTTGAAAAAAGAATCACAGGAGCTGACATGGTACAGGTGATTGATCCGGATCACATGTATGTAGGCTTTTATGCAGCAAGAAATGCGAAAATGACGGTGCGAAATGCGAGATTAACACTAAGTGAGGCTCATACCATACCGACACCGCCAGCACCTATTGTTGAACCAAAGGCAGCCATGGAAATCGTTTCTGCACCAGAAATTGGCTCGGCTGACTATGAGCTAAAAGCACTCGCCAACTACGATGGAACGATTACAGTGACCAGGGATGGAACTGAAGTTGTCAGCAGTGAAGCGCTGAAGAAGGATGAGGTCTACTCCTTTGCAACCAATTTGGAAAACGATACAACGGATTTCAGCGTGACCTATTCACCAACGGGAGCGCCTGATTCTACTCCGATTACAAAAACCCTTAAGGTAACAAAGAAGGTGTACAATTCGGGTGCTGGACTCTATGTGTCTCCTAATGGGACAAGTTCAGCCCGAGGCACTATCGACGACCCGATGGATTTAGAAACAGCCATCAAATACGTTTTACCAAGCGAAACCATTTTTATGCGCGAAGGCACCTATACTCCTTCCGCTATCATCGATATTAAAAAGGAATATAGCGGTTCGAAGGATAAAGTGAAAACCTTGGCAGCCTATAACGGTGAAAAGGTCACCATTGATGGTCAAAACCATCTTGGAAATGTCCTGAAGTTAAATGCGGATTATTGGCATTTGGCTGGGATTCAAATAACAGGAGCCGTTTCCAGTGGGATGAGAGTAAGCGGAAATCACAATGTAGTTGAGCAGATGCTCTTCAATTTTAACGGAGATACCGGCTTGCAAATTAGCGGCAGCGGTTCAGATCCGGAAAAATGGCCGAAGTACAATTTGATTTTAAATTGTGAATCTCATGACAACCGCGATTTGAGTGATGAAAATGCGGATGGATTTGCCGCCAAGCTAGGCGTGGGTGTTGGCAATGTTTTTAAAGGCAATATCGCCCATCACAATGTGGATGATGGCTGGGATCTATATAACCGAACGAACGAAGGGGCAAATATGCCAATCACCTTGGACGGAAATATTGCTTATAGCAACGGGAAGCTAAGTAATGGCTATAACGAGGAGGGCAATCAGGGGAATGGCTTTAAGCTAGGTGGCGAAGGTCTTCCAGTTGCCCACATCGTCCGAAACAATATTGCGTTTGATAACAATATGGACGGCTTTACCGATAATTTTAACCCTGGAAAAATTGTCGTCGAGAACAACACTTCTTTCAACAACAAACGCTTTAACTATGTGTTCCGAATCAATCCTTATTTTACAGCTGCGGAGCAGGGAATATTTAAAAATAATCTCTCGTTTAGGACGAACGGTGGTACCATCAGGGATTCGATTAGTGGAAATGTGGATGAGACGAATTTCCTCTTTGATGGGTCAAAGACAGTGAATAGTGCTGGTACGGTAGTTTCAGCTAGTGACTTCGTCAGCCTTGATGTCCCTGAAGAGTTTACTAGATATCAAAATGGCGCCATTAATTATGGAAACTTCCTCCGCTTAGCTCCTGAGAGCGAACTAAGTAAAGCGGGAGCCCATGTCGGCGCGTTAGCAGCTAACCCTGTATCCATTAAAGTGGAAGGTCCAGAATCCTTAAGAGAAGGAGAACCAGCTTCGCTTGTAGTGAAGGGTACTTATTATGATGGGTCAGTCAAAACATTGACCGATGATTTGGAGTTTACTAGTGCGGATCCAACTGTTGCGGTGGTGAACCAAAGCGGCGGCGTCCAAGCCGGTAAAAAAGGAAAAACAACCATTTCGGTATCATACCATGGAGTAACAACAGAACTTAACATTCACGTGAAACAGATGCCTCCGGGGCAAAAGAAGAAGTAG
- a CDS encoding prohibitin family protein translates to MQYKKSIIGGVIAIVILVIGFFSTTTVASGYRGVLLQLGAVKPTILTEGFHFKLPFIQTVQPIEVRVQKEESSQTAASKDLQIVTTNVAVNFSVNAEAANKLYQEIGLDYRSRIVDPAIAESLKAITALYTAEELISKRPEVSAKVKEMLAAKLTKYHMILEDINIKEFAFSEEFNKAIEAKQTAEQNALRAQRDLERIKIEAEQKVAQAGAEAEALRLKKQEVTPELIQLKQIEVQEKALEKWDGRLPSVTGGATPFIDVNGLEKQK, encoded by the coding sequence ATGCAATATAAGAAATCTATTATAGGTGGAGTCATTGCGATTGTTATTTTAGTCATTGGCTTCTTTTCGACTACTACTGTTGCGTCCGGTTATCGAGGCGTACTTTTACAATTAGGTGCAGTTAAACCGACGATTTTAACGGAGGGGTTTCATTTTAAGCTTCCCTTTATCCAAACCGTTCAACCGATTGAGGTACGGGTACAAAAAGAAGAAAGCTCCCAGACTGCTGCCTCCAAGGATCTGCAAATCGTTACAACAAATGTGGCCGTCAACTTTTCAGTTAATGCAGAAGCCGCGAATAAATTATATCAAGAAATCGGACTGGATTATCGTTCCAGAATTGTTGATCCAGCGATTGCTGAATCGTTAAAGGCAATTACTGCACTGTATACAGCAGAAGAATTGATTTCCAAACGCCCAGAAGTATCAGCAAAAGTAAAAGAGATGCTTGCTGCTAAATTAACAAAATATCATATGATTCTAGAAGATATTAATATTAAAGAGTTTGCTTTCAGTGAAGAATTCAATAAAGCGATTGAAGCCAAGCAAACAGCGGAACAAAACGCGTTAAGGGCACAAAGAGATTTAGAGAGAATCAAAATTGAAGCGGAGCAGAAGGTAGCTCAGGCAGGGGCAGAAGCAGAAGCCCTACGCTTGAAAAAGCAAGAAGTCACGCCGGAGTTAATCCAATTAAAACAAATTGAAGTTCAAGAGAAGGCGTTGGAGAAATGGGATGGCCGCCTGCCAAGTGTCACAGGTGGGGCAACCCCGTTTATTGATGTAAATGGGCTCGAGAAACAAAAATAG